The Astatotilapia calliptera chromosome 2, fAstCal1.2, whole genome shotgun sequence genome includes a window with the following:
- the LOC113007087 gene encoding integrator complex subunit 5-like has translation MFTDRAMSVVFDGSPLKAMQSSHTHTPQTALSTQELSQEIKSFISGVDTVQGRKLSVREHARCAVRLLRSVPACRGAVLEHLRGVYDEHVSAFLHNLETESNASTGVSSNLEDIIQEIHAVLSEFIRLNPRAWAPLVSTWAVDLLGQLSSKHAGRRVAPHSSSLNELLQLWMSCAATRSLMEAYSQCLAAMLAWCPDACVDALLDTSVQHSPHFDWVVAHIGSAFPGTIISRVMACGLKDFCSHGAKDQGLLVMGVDKGSRVPKIGSVVGILGHLAAHHSDSIRKELLRMFQESLNPSSPLSPTSSSTSWESSPQLRRAAVPFLLQLAAMSPNLFGPVSAELVELLRPPVLLQLQAVLQGLPREELDNMLGLVVHLISQSPSGGARVLRFLADTATPASVIISGPTPSPHEGVREGCDRLLQMLLLHLHKLVFNRTDGVEVNPHHSASSQPQRVIPFLEELQSHIGQLCAETLRLERKRHLWLHQLLCLLSVYGGPSTATEALCQLLTQARNPEELALAWQLHTTLSSCMAGLIPAAIARSVAQIHTHTLGPRQLRQLLLNLAAAIQSQDEERRGATGAQSSMVVQVGSAVSGHLHDFCPLLLHGDPAVSHAAVRLLSCSPLPRTCSPAQLLQLSRAAVTHFFQALRRRGEGGKAGRDGGQAGEAVNCSVLLLSRFAAYSPLTLKSVLQQLVEGALHKGNTDLFGGQIADMSGAPVPSPSVSPDVGASLLDVNCRFGTTVNFSSSVWSVFHAGVIGKGLKARTIIQLPDPSLVIQNIQILLAVIVKCCSSSGLNGSRSPSDPDEPPPINAEAAKVVAVTIVENVCPDVANSELSWPPEEHARTTVERDIHIRRCFEAHPVLFPLLQVVAAGRPALCYCSAVLRGLLATLLAHWEASREASSTDSPWHLQASCLLVSCMGEGQLLPPVLANVHEAFPHLTPFEVRLLLLAVWEYVRGNGPMPQKFVFSSEKGMFCRDFSRDGDVARYVAPIHSVLHKNIDRLGHLCWRFQL, from the exons GTGGGGCGGTCTTGGAGCATCTGCGAGGCGTGTACGATGAGCATGTGTCCGCCTTCCTGCACAACCTAGAGACGGAGAGTAATGCCAGCACTGGGGTCAGCTCCAACCTGGAGGACATTATACAG GAGATTCACGCCGTGCTGTCAGAGTTCATCCGTCTCAACCCCCGAGCCTGGGCCCCTCTAGTGTCCACCTGGGCTGTGGATTTACTGGGCCAGCTGAGCAGCAAGCATGCTGGGCGCCGTGTCGCCCCCCACTCCTCCAGCCTCAACGAGCTGCTTCAGCTCTGGATGTCTTGTGCTGCCACTCGATCTCTCATGGAAGCCTACTCTCAGTGTCTGGCTGCAATGCTGGCCTGGTGCCCCGATGCCTGTGTCGATGCTCTTTTGGACACTTCAGTTCAGCACTCCCCTCATTTTGACTGGGTGGTGGCTCACATTGGGTCTGCCTTCCCCGGTACCATCATCAGCCGAGTGATGGCATGTGGACTGAAGGACTTCTGCTCTCATGGTGCTAAGGACCAAGGGCTGCTTGTAATGGGAGTGGATAAAGGCAGCAGAGTGCCAAAGATCGGCTCAGTGGTGGGAATCCTTGGACACCTCGCCGCTCACCACTCCGACAGCATCCGGAAAGAGCTGCTGAGGATGTTCCAGGAGAGTCTCAATCCGTCGAGCCCTCTATCTCCAACctcatcttcaacatcctggGAAAGCTCCCCTCAGCTTCGTCGTGCTGCGGTGCCGTTTCTCCTGCAGCTGGCAGCAATGTCCCCAAACCTTTTTGGTCCTGTGTCTGCAGAGCTCGTCGAGTTGTTGCGCCCCCCTGTCCTGCTCCAGCTACAGGCCGTGCtgcagggcctccccagagagGAACTGGATAACATGCTGGGCCTGGTTGTGCATCTCATTAGCCAGAGCCCTTCGGGAGGGGCCCGGGTACTCAGATTTCTGGCAGACACTGCGACCCCAGCTTCAGTCATTATCTCAGGCCCAACTCCCTCACCTCACGAAGGAGTCCGAGAAGGTTGCGACCGCCTCCTGCAGATGCTGCTCCTGCATCTCCACAAGTTAGTATTCAACCGCACTGATGGAGTTGAGGTCAACCCCCATCACTCTGCTTCCTCACAGCCCCAGAGGGTCATCCCGTTCTTGGAGGAGCTGCAGTCTCACATTGGTCAGCTGTGTGCTGAGACGCTGCGACTGGAGAGGAAGCGTCATCTCTGGCTGCACCAGCTGCTATGTCTGCTCTCAGTTTATGGGGGTCCCAGCACAGCAACTGAGGCCCTCTGCCAGCTGCTCACTCAGGCCCGCAATCCAGAGGAGTTGGCTCTGGCCTGGCAGCTCCACACCACGCTCTCCTCTTGCATGGCAGGCCTCATTCCTGCTGCCATTGCACGTAGCGTGGCGCagatccacacgcacactctgGGGCCTCGGCAGCTTAGGCAGCTGCTGCTCAACCTGGCTGCAGCCATCCAGAGTCAGGacgaggagagaagaggagcaACAGGTGCTCAGTCCTCCATGGTGGTCCAGGTGGGCTCGGCGGTCTCAGGACACCTCCATGATTTCTGCCCACTTCTTCTCCACGGTGACCCAGCTGTATCTCACGCTGCAGTACGCCTCCTGTCCTGCAGCCCGCTCCCTCGCACCTGCTCCCcagcacagctgctccaactCTCTCGCGCTGCCGTCACTCATTTCTTCCAGGCTCTGCGaaggagaggagaaggagggaaGGCAGGGAGAGatggagggcaggcaggtgaagcAGTGAACTGCTCCGTTCTTCTACTGTCCCGTTTTGCCGCATACTCTCCTCTTACGCTCAAATCAGTGCTTCAGCAGCTGGTTGAAGGAGCGCTACATAAAGGCAACACTGACCTATTTGGAGGGCAGATCGCAGACATGTCTGGCGCCCCTGTGCCTTCCCCATCTGTGTCGCCTGATGTTGGAGCCTCTTTGCTGGACGTCAACTGTCGGTTTGGTACCACCGTTAATTTTTCAAGTAGTGTGTGGTCTGTGTTTCACGCAGGTGTGATTGGCAAGGGACTAAAGGCTCGCACCATCATACAGCTGCCTGATCCATCCTTAGTCATACAG AACATTCAGATTCTGCTGGCAGTTATTGTCAAGTGTTGCAGCTCCTCCGGTCTGAACGGCTCACGATCACCGTCTGACCCCGATGAGCCGCCACCCATCAACGCGGAGGCAGCCAAGGTTGTTGCAGTCACAATAGTGGAAAACGTCTGTCCCGACGTGGCCAATAGCGAGTTATCCTGGCCTCCAGAAGAGCACGCCCGCACCACAGTGGAGAGAGACATCCACATTCGGCGCTGCTTTGAGGCCCACCCTGTGCTCTTCCCTCTGCTTCAGGTCGTTGCGGCTGGACGACCGGCTCTCTGCTACTGCTCAGCGGTGCTCCGAGGCCTCCTGGCCACTCTGTTGGCCCACTGGGAGGCATCTCGCGAGGCATCATCCACAGACTCCCCATGGCACCTCCAGGCTTCCTGCCTCTTGGTGTCCTGCATGGGAGAAGGCCAGCTCCTGCCACCCGTCCTGGCCAACGTCCACGAAGCTTTCCCTCACCTGACTCCCTTCGAGgtgaggctgctgctgctggctgtgtGGGAGTACGTAAGGGGGAATGGGCCCATGCCCCAGAAGTTTGTCTTCAGCTCGGAGAAGGGCATGTTCTGCAGAGATTTCTCACGGGACGGCGACGTAGCAAGATACGTGGCGCCGATCCACAGCGTGCTACATAAAAACATTGACAGACTGGGGCACCTGTGCTGGCGATTCCAGCTCTGA